One region of Endozoicomonas sp. Mp262 genomic DNA includes:
- a CDS encoding ankyrin repeat domain-containing protein yields MSIGGPGQPPGSQKPGDHQSAPVQGSPDQTEQPGGGVTPSPYMPQIPSGNGYQYPKPLDGRSSEIVAQPIPQMPGMNQSQALAQATASAYGSMDKLGGMASYWNGLGTVINNFGNINMGQAPALGVPLGCVQGGVLVPATTFPQMSLGAFNPTILMNALAVIQQQQAMLISQLAQSMSVVQSLAGQYSAMAMSMPAFQPTPMAIPLPMAFQHIHAFGTGAMPPPMMAYPCHGYQGWGAFEGQHFMMPPMPPYYFDPRWLEQHAQGAAPGDEYFRHCYKGFNSADDAYQHAPEEPQNANGGKQNPAKSQEEEKKSAAEIEEQVQQPEERLDSEQKLLQFCFAGDLDGVKSLFESGTVKDVNVSLPFKLADGSRTKVTPLILAARKGNKSLELVKYLTGKGADSSLECADRTPLQMACWCSDDADEVIRHLANSGADIFNKDVSGNSLHYAYLSENEKNMQAVLERAGKEKERLLTEAKLQAKDFAQCHSSELKAMVGYWESQIPENAKTEHSQFTTACKRCAYEQLSKSLSALREKWSEFDINARYGNGQLSPLEMVCSSPSPDEDDFRRKLIMIHRLKQNGAVFNPAEREKYESLIQKGERDPDRRKLLLRMMSAPTGTDLQEKIRRKKERYTDDNVVPDADRVPVDPDKHPGWFAEGSEREADIEAWDKREYRMTPKTEQAQKRQDDRFEDGLESIMFAQRDDESNNVERDQAFLEAEPDSSRQKLCVPKTKGGMKGFFQKKEPDLGVGLAMVAGQGQQEPARIEDIHIEATITVDSTTYEMSTLLDCHGSDGLAIARFAKEKLPGILKEEIIKAIHEGREISDAFKLACVRLDRMLANDSRFNDSDISGTALNMVITARDGDNGVKNSWAVNLGDCETIVIDANGTAKQLSMPTSENRSIGDGILGEGKSARAKVFKIDSLGYNPDEMTLIQCTKAMREQAGPHAMAALAGKLVTGDGKNAGQCTAQEFSVALVSRAAAQRQEEKGNIVAVVKSLSSGANGKTPLPPPVRTPETVRARLKWISWDKTGQEDIQRHYEEVSSWKDVKPPSTCDDCLQELYVELQTTYGKHRLMPEGLEKAIGKQSPSGPLLIKLSKAATITELEAAAKDLSTDGTAPSVRLYRLKKARFIADKLDKPQSMEEGLKALFSLKAYASELLRDEALDPRARLFLKDLTRSYGWLNKCVDRSESEEDDDQFREAVDADDPGGAEAKNFKDSVNYELKKTLVPFVVADKDTPFTATEIAEVANHNEVTYRLMWFQLDEWGMLPTDKDERRELWQQALSLVREPVAQRDVSSTPDETVKTAKKENDGSNVFMGTVDLDAMPSTDDEASEVPKAEADKAPIPVKTARRSKLSVADLSKRIAFFQSHQPGEVQAPRVMVDEFLEKGGGPTEKVQIGSRKVSLLTVLVENGHREAIKRLAARWPSCAEPKPVPHDILDIDQEIKGLKKKLERDNKGEVKSKEPKNESPLEMVEKLEKMKKEMVKPALERFASTPTLRTGNETEDAAMIVQMLDRLPDPTGEKKFCIKLIKKCCEKMDDDGFLLVEKALINRGDVLLKAEVDDIEKHIGELKEKGAGNIDFNPIENALVVLQKRLSGLTDFHKHIHGTDALNIGDIKKWIQKEGVTAFYRFGSQAGGYVGALEKLCERCTENQFKEVFQLQEVGGLTVKMDDNRYSQLQKHLQDLATQNSGATYPDAKAMETFLIDHQRIRKIEELAKRLEDGDDIVTHGEVWDYSSKYSISLVYPSVNDGLLAKACKYKNKYALKAMCEILVKNKDFYVKQHLTIDVIEKLIRESEGDQEIESELKALLQGWKKK; encoded by the coding sequence ATGAGTATTGGAGGCCCAGGCCAGCCCCCAGGTTCACAAAAACCAGGCGATCATCAATCTGCACCAGTTCAAGGTAGTCCTGATCAGACTGAACAGCCCGGAGGGGGAGTCACACCATCTCCCTATATGCCTCAAATACCATCGGGTAATGGATATCAGTATCCAAAGCCATTAGATGGTCGATCATCGGAAATAGTGGCTCAACCTATTCCTCAAATGCCTGGAATGAATCAATCCCAGGCACTGGCCCAGGCAACAGCCTCTGCCTATGGCAGTATGGATAAGTTGGGGGGAATGGCAAGCTACTGGAATGGCCTGGGTACTGTTATCAATAATTTTGGCAATATCAACATGGGGCAGGCACCTGCCCTGGGTGTTCCTTTAGGTTGTGTCCAGGGCGGAGTCCTTGTTCCTGCAACGACGTTCCCTCAGATGTCCCTTGGTGCATTTAATCCCACGATTCTTATGAATGCCCTGGCTGTTATCCAGCAGCAGCAAGCGATGCTTATTAGTCAGTTGGCCCAGAGCATGAGTGTTGTTCAGTCGCTGGCGGGGCAATATTCAGCAATGGCGATGTCGATGCCTGCTTTCCAGCCAACACCTATGGCTATACCCCTGCCTATGGCATTTCAGCATATTCATGCATTTGGCACCGGAGCAATGCCTCCTCCCATGATGGCGTATCCCTGTCACGGGTATCAGGGGTGGGGAGCTTTCGAGGGGCAGCATTTTATGATGCCTCCCATGCCTCCTTACTACTTTGACCCCCGGTGGCTTGAGCAACATGCCCAGGGTGCAGCGCCTGGTGATGAATATTTTCGTCATTGCTATAAGGGATTCAACAGTGCTGATGATGCTTATCAACATGCACCTGAAGAACCACAGAATGCTAATGGAGGAAAGCAGAATCCTGCCAAGAGTCAAGAGGAAGAAAAGAAGTCTGCCGCTGAAATAGAGGAGCAGGTTCAGCAGCCAGAAGAAAGGCTGGATTCGGAGCAAAAATTACTACAGTTTTGCTTTGCTGGAGATTTGGATGGCGTAAAAAGTTTATTTGAGAGTGGTACAGTCAAGGACGTTAATGTTTCATTGCCATTTAAGCTTGCTGATGGCAGTCGTACTAAGGTGACGCCATTGATTCTTGCAGCCAGGAAGGGAAATAAGTCCCTTGAATTAGTTAAATATCTTACTGGTAAAGGGGCAGATTCCAGCCTTGAATGCGCAGATCGCACACCGCTGCAAATGGCTTGCTGGTGTTCTGATGATGCTGATGAAGTGATTAGGCATTTAGCAAATAGTGGCGCTGATATCTTCAACAAAGATGTATCAGGCAATAGCCTGCACTATGCCTATTTGAGTGAAAATGAAAAAAATATGCAGGCTGTGCTTGAGAGAGCGGGTAAAGAGAAAGAGCGTTTATTAACCGAAGCGAAACTGCAGGCAAAAGACTTTGCCCAGTGCCACAGTAGTGAACTTAAAGCGATGGTTGGCTACTGGGAGAGCCAGATTCCGGAAAATGCGAAAACAGAGCATAGTCAGTTTACTACTGCATGCAAACGCTGTGCCTATGAACAACTGTCTAAAAGTTTAAGTGCACTAAGAGAAAAGTGGAGCGAGTTTGATATTAATGCTCGCTACGGTAATGGACAACTTTCTCCTTTGGAAATGGTGTGTTCTTCTCCATCCCCGGATGAAGATGATTTCCGTCGTAAATTGATAATGATTCATCGTTTGAAACAAAATGGAGCTGTTTTTAATCCGGCTGAAAGAGAAAAATATGAAAGTTTGATTCAAAAGGGTGAACGTGATCCTGACCGTAGAAAATTATTGCTTAGAATGATGAGTGCTCCTACCGGCACAGATCTTCAGGAAAAGATCAGAAGAAAAAAAGAGCGATACACTGACGATAATGTTGTACCCGACGCAGACAGAGTGCCTGTTGATCCTGACAAGCATCCAGGCTGGTTTGCGGAAGGGTCTGAAAGAGAAGCAGATATCGAGGCGTGGGATAAACGTGAATACCGGATGACGCCTAAAACTGAACAGGCTCAAAAAAGACAAGATGATCGTTTTGAGGATGGCCTTGAGTCAATCATGTTCGCCCAGAGAGATGATGAAAGCAATAATGTAGAGCGGGATCAGGCTTTTCTGGAAGCAGAGCCTGATAGTAGCCGTCAGAAACTGTGTGTTCCTAAAACTAAAGGCGGGATGAAAGGGTTTTTCCAAAAAAAAGAGCCTGATCTGGGAGTGGGTCTTGCGATGGTTGCGGGGCAAGGTCAGCAGGAGCCAGCCCGTATTGAAGATATACATATTGAAGCAACCATAACGGTAGATAGTACTACTTATGAAATGAGTACATTGTTGGACTGCCATGGTTCTGATGGATTAGCTATAGCCCGCTTTGCAAAAGAAAAACTGCCTGGAATTTTAAAAGAAGAAATCATTAAGGCTATTCATGAAGGGAGAGAGATTTCAGATGCATTTAAGCTCGCCTGTGTAAGGCTGGATCGGATGTTGGCTAATGATTCTCGATTTAATGATTCTGATATTTCCGGTACAGCATTAAATATGGTGATAACGGCCAGGGATGGGGATAATGGCGTAAAGAATTCATGGGCTGTTAATCTCGGTGACTGTGAAACCATTGTCATTGATGCAAATGGCACAGCTAAACAACTCAGTATGCCAACATCTGAAAATCGAAGTATAGGTGATGGTATTTTAGGTGAAGGGAAGTCTGCCCGGGCCAAGGTATTTAAGATTGATTCGTTAGGTTATAACCCTGATGAGATGACGCTTATTCAGTGTACCAAGGCGATGAGAGAACAAGCAGGGCCCCATGCAATGGCTGCTCTTGCCGGTAAGCTGGTTACAGGTGATGGGAAAAATGCAGGACAATGTACTGCCCAGGAATTTTCTGTGGCATTAGTCTCCAGGGCGGCGGCCCAGAGACAGGAGGAAAAGGGTAATATTGTTGCTGTGGTTAAGTCATTGAGTTCCGGGGCCAACGGCAAAACCCCCTTGCCTCCCCCGGTACGCACTCCGGAAACGGTCAGGGCAAGACTCAAGTGGATTTCCTGGGACAAAACCGGGCAGGAGGATATACAGCGACACTATGAAGAGGTGAGTTCCTGGAAAGATGTTAAACCGCCAAGCACCTGTGATGACTGTCTTCAAGAACTCTATGTTGAGTTACAGACAACCTATGGAAAGCATAGGTTAATGCCCGAAGGACTTGAGAAAGCTATAGGAAAACAATCGCCTTCAGGCCCCCTGCTCATTAAATTAAGTAAAGCTGCAACTATTACTGAGCTGGAAGCAGCAGCAAAAGATCTTTCCACAGATGGTACTGCTCCTTCTGTCAGATTATACCGTTTGAAAAAGGCCCGTTTTATTGCAGATAAGTTGGATAAGCCACAATCTATGGAAGAGGGGTTGAAAGCGCTTTTCTCCCTGAAGGCGTATGCAAGTGAGCTATTAAGGGATGAAGCGCTTGATCCCCGCGCTCGTTTATTTTTAAAGGATCTAACTCGTTCTTATGGCTGGCTTAACAAGTGTGTAGATCGTTCTGAAAGTGAAGAGGATGATGATCAATTCCGTGAGGCTGTCGATGCAGATGATCCAGGTGGTGCAGAGGCTAAGAACTTTAAGGATTCGGTTAATTATGAACTTAAGAAAACACTGGTTCCCTTTGTGGTTGCAGATAAGGACACGCCCTTTACTGCTACAGAGATAGCTGAAGTTGCCAATCATAATGAAGTCACATATCGACTGATGTGGTTTCAGTTGGATGAGTGGGGAATGTTACCGACAGATAAGGATGAACGTCGGGAACTGTGGCAGCAAGCTTTAAGTCTGGTGAGAGAACCTGTGGCTCAAAGGGATGTTTCTTCGACTCCTGATGAGACGGTTAAAACAGCCAAAAAGGAAAATGATGGAAGCAATGTCTTTATGGGTACTGTTGATTTGGATGCAATGCCTTCGACAGATGATGAAGCCTCCGAGGTGCCAAAAGCAGAGGCGGATAAAGCACCTATCCCGGTAAAAACGGCTAGAAGGTCAAAACTCTCTGTTGCTGATCTTTCTAAACGGATCGCGTTTTTCCAATCTCATCAACCTGGTGAGGTGCAAGCCCCCAGGGTTATGGTTGATGAATTTCTTGAAAAAGGTGGAGGTCCCACAGAGAAGGTTCAAATAGGGTCGCGAAAAGTGAGTCTTTTAACGGTGCTCGTTGAAAATGGGCATAGGGAAGCAATTAAAAGGTTAGCTGCTAGATGGCCTAGCTGTGCTGAACCTAAGCCTGTACCTCATGATATTCTCGATATTGACCAAGAAATAAAAGGGCTGAAGAAAAAACTTGAGCGTGATAATAAGGGAGAGGTTAAATCAAAAGAACCTAAAAATGAGTCACCTTTAGAGATGGTTGAGAAGTTGGAAAAAATGAAAAAGGAGATGGTGAAGCCCGCACTGGAAAGGTTTGCCAGTACCCCCACCCTCAGGACAGGTAATGAAACAGAAGATGCAGCTATGATAGTGCAGATGTTGGATAGGCTGCCTGACCCGACTGGAGAAAAAAAATTTTGTATTAAGCTTATAAAAAAATGTTGCGAAAAAATGGATGATGATGGTTTTTTGTTAGTTGAGAAAGCCTTAATAAATAGAGGGGATGTTTTGCTTAAAGCTGAAGTAGATGATATTGAAAAACATATAGGGGAATTAAAAGAAAAGGGTGCCGGGAATATTGACTTTAATCCTATAGAAAACGCATTGGTTGTACTACAGAAACGCCTTTCTGGTCTTACTGATTTCCATAAACACATACATGGTACTGATGCTCTAAATATTGGAGACATAAAAAAATGGATACAAAAGGAGGGGGTGACTGCTTTTTATAGGTTCGGATCCCAGGCAGGAGGTTATGTGGGCGCTCTGGAAAAATTATGTGAAAGGTGTACTGAAAACCAATTCAAAGAGGTGTTTCAGCTACAAGAAGTAGGCGGACTAACAGTGAAGATGGATGATAATCGGTATAGTCAGTTACAAAAGCACCTTCAAGATTTAGCCACTCAAAATTCAGGAGCAACCTATCCAGATGCAAAAGCAATGGAAACTTTTTTAATAGATCATCAAAGAATTAGAAAGATAGAGGAGCTGGCAAAACGCCTTGAAGATGGTGATGATATTGTCACTCATGGTGAAGTTTGGGACTACAGCTCAAAGTATAGTATTTCGTTGGTGTATCCTAGTGTTAATGATGGCTTGCTGGCTAAGGCTTGTAAATATAAGAATAAATATGCGTTAAAGGCAATGTGTGAAATTTTGGTAAAAAATAAAGATTTTTATGTTAAACAACATTTAACGATAGATGTGATAGAAAAACTTATCCGGGAGTCTGAGGGAGATCAAGAGATAGAGTCTGAGCTAAAGGCTCTATTACAAGGATGGAAGAAAAAATAA
- a CDS encoding sodium:alanine symporter family protein, protein MSDMIEAITSLLWEYLLVYLLLGAGFYFTLRSRFVQVRHFFHAWRIMLGSRTTDKSQISSFQAFCTSLAAHVGTGNLAGVAIAIYLGGPGAVFWMWTVALLGMSSSYVENTLAQLYKTNNGDGTFRGGPAYYIEKAFNLRWLGVLFSILLLVSFGFIFNAVHSNSVAAALSGSSVLTPFHVGLMMSGITALIIFKGIRSIAAFAESVVPIMALAYLLVALFVVAISLDQLPAVFRLVIDSAFGFQSAAAGGIGYSVAQAMMQGVKRGLFSNEAGMGSGPNAAATATPWPHHPAAQGIISMVSVFIDTIVICTATAAIILLSGQLDGGNTLNGIQLTQVSLGAIVGGWGEYFISGAVIFFGFTSVIANYYYGESNLLFIRNSPILLFLYRCTVVLLVFIGSISSLQSVWIFADLAMGLMALINLAVIVLLSGPAFQVLRDYDRQLGKGILPVFQRRNFPFLDRTMDHDVWNDGSASISDDPNNGEPTEILPEAEES, encoded by the coding sequence ATGAGCGACATGATTGAGGCCATAACCTCGCTGCTGTGGGAATACCTTTTGGTTTATCTGCTACTGGGAGCGGGTTTTTACTTTACACTCAGAAGCCGTTTTGTCCAGGTCAGGCATTTCTTTCATGCCTGGCGTATTATGCTGGGTTCCCGCACTACAGACAAAAGCCAGATATCTTCATTCCAGGCTTTTTGTACCAGCCTCGCGGCCCATGTGGGTACCGGCAACCTTGCAGGTGTCGCTATAGCCATCTATCTGGGTGGTCCGGGAGCGGTCTTCTGGATGTGGACTGTTGCGCTACTGGGGATGTCTTCCAGCTATGTGGAAAACACACTGGCACAGCTTTATAAAACAAATAATGGAGATGGGACATTCAGGGGTGGGCCTGCCTATTATATCGAAAAGGCCTTTAATCTTCGGTGGCTGGGTGTTCTGTTCTCAATACTGCTCCTGGTTTCTTTCGGGTTTATTTTTAATGCCGTCCACTCCAACTCTGTTGCCGCCGCATTGTCCGGCAGCAGTGTTCTGACGCCATTTCATGTTGGGCTGATGATGTCTGGCATCACCGCCCTGATTATATTTAAAGGTATCCGTTCCATCGCCGCTTTTGCTGAAAGCGTTGTGCCTATCATGGCGCTAGCGTACTTGTTAGTGGCTTTATTTGTTGTGGCTATTAGCCTGGATCAGTTGCCTGCTGTATTCAGGCTGGTTATTGATAGTGCCTTTGGTTTTCAAAGTGCGGCGGCAGGTGGCATTGGCTATAGCGTTGCCCAAGCCATGATGCAGGGCGTTAAAAGGGGGCTGTTTTCCAATGAGGCCGGGATGGGCAGTGGCCCGAATGCGGCAGCTACGGCAACGCCCTGGCCACACCATCCGGCAGCTCAGGGTATTATCTCCATGGTCAGTGTCTTTATTGATACCATTGTAATTTGTACGGCGACTGCGGCGATTATTTTATTGTCCGGCCAGTTGGATGGTGGGAATACCTTGAATGGTATTCAGCTAACCCAGGTTTCTCTCGGTGCTATCGTTGGTGGATGGGGAGAATATTTTATATCCGGAGCAGTGATATTTTTTGGCTTCACTTCTGTTATAGCTAACTACTACTATGGAGAATCCAACCTTCTCTTTATTCGAAATAGTCCGATTCTGCTTTTTCTGTACAGGTGTACCGTTGTGTTGCTGGTTTTTATTGGCTCTATCAGCTCTTTACAATCTGTCTGGATTTTTGCGGACTTAGCCATGGGGTTGATGGCATTGATCAATTTAGCCGTGATTGTACTTCTGTCTGGCCCGGCATTTCAGGTACTCAGGGACTATGACAGGCAACTGGGCAAGGGCATACTTCCTGTATTTCAGCGCCGCAATTTTCCCTTTCTTGACCGCACAATGGATCATGATGTTTGGAATGATGGTTCCGCTTCTATTTCTGATGATCCAAATAATGGCGAACCCACGGAAATTTTACCTGAAGCAGAAGAGTCCTGA
- a CDS encoding sodium:alanine symporter family protein: MNEIIAVANDLIWGNILMYLLLGAGIFFTLKTRFAQIRLFSQACRTMLTSRNRDCKTHISPFQTFCTSLAARIGTGNMAGVAVAIYLGGPGAVFWMWLIALLGMATSVAENILAQLYKTNNHDGTFRGGPAYYIEKAIGQRWLGIIFSIALIIAFGFAFNSVQSNSIAAAFSSYDIPAYWIGIGLAVTSGLIIFGGVRSISRAAEMIVPIMAFGYLLVALVVVALNISELPAVFSLIFKSAFGLESAAGGGAGYMISQAMMQGIKRGLFSNEAGMGSAPNAAAAAHASHPASQGMIGMLGVFMDTMVVCTATAAIILMSGALEPGSGVTGIELTQAALVSQVGPWGKHLIAAAILMFAFTSIIANYYYGESNLRFIRESKSLVMVYRVAVIAMVIWGAVGDLPTVWAFADLSMGTMALINLISILVLSGIVAQVLRDYDEQLKTGITPVFNRKKFPYLDRTMDNDVWQEHSAPVRTAEPKVTVNNDAVLD, encoded by the coding sequence ATGAACGAAATTATTGCCGTTGCAAATGACTTAATTTGGGGGAATATCCTGATGTACCTGCTGTTAGGCGCAGGTATTTTCTTCACCCTCAAAACCCGCTTCGCTCAAATAAGGCTATTTTCCCAAGCATGCAGAACCATGTTGACCAGCCGCAACAGGGACTGCAAAACACATATCTCACCTTTTCAGACTTTTTGTACCAGCCTCGCTGCACGTATAGGGACTGGCAATATGGCCGGGGTGGCTGTTGCTATCTATCTTGGCGGCCCAGGTGCGGTGTTCTGGATGTGGTTGATTGCGCTATTGGGTATGGCAACCAGTGTGGCAGAGAATATCCTGGCACAATTGTATAAGACCAATAATCATGATGGCACTTTCAGGGGCGGGCCTGCCTACTATATTGAAAAGGCTATAGGTCAGCGCTGGCTTGGAATTATCTTTTCCATTGCATTGATTATTGCCTTCGGTTTTGCCTTTAACAGTGTCCAGTCTAACTCTATCGCCGCTGCATTTAGCAGTTATGATATCCCGGCATACTGGATTGGTATTGGCTTAGCTGTTACCAGTGGTCTGATCATTTTTGGTGGTGTTCGCTCGATTTCCCGGGCAGCTGAGATGATCGTACCGATTATGGCCTTTGGCTATTTGCTAGTAGCCCTGGTGGTTGTTGCTTTGAATATCTCTGAGCTGCCTGCGGTATTCAGCCTAATTTTTAAAAGTGCCTTTGGTCTGGAAAGCGCCGCTGGTGGTGGTGCTGGCTATATGATTTCCCAGGCAATGATGCAGGGTATCAAGCGTGGTTTATTCTCTAATGAAGCGGGTATGGGAAGTGCGCCAAACGCCGCAGCGGCAGCTCATGCCAGTCATCCTGCCAGTCAGGGCATGATTGGTATGTTGGGCGTCTTTATGGATACCATGGTTGTCTGTACGGCAACGGCGGCCATTATTTTAATGTCAGGTGCCCTTGAGCCAGGAAGCGGTGTTACCGGCATTGAGTTGACTCAGGCTGCCCTGGTGAGCCAGGTGGGTCCATGGGGGAAACATTTGATTGCAGCGGCCATTCTGATGTTTGCCTTTACTTCAATCATTGCCAATTACTACTACGGTGAATCCAACCTGCGCTTTATTCGTGAAAGTAAAAGCCTGGTTATGGTGTATCGGGTTGCGGTAATCGCCATGGTTATTTGGGGGGCAGTGGGGGACTTGCCTACGGTATGGGCTTTTGCTGACCTGTCTATGGGAACTATGGCCTTGATTAATCTGATCTCAATACTTGTCCTTTCCGGCATTGTAGCCCAGGTTCTGAGGGATTATGACGAGCAGTTGAAGACGGGGATTACTCCGGTATTTAACCGCAAGAAATTCCCTTATCTTGACCGGACTATGGATAATGATGTTTGGCAGGAGCATAGCGCACCGGTTAGAACGGCTGAACCCAAGGTCACTGTTAACAATGATGCGGTGTTGGACTAA
- a CDS encoding outer membrane protein assembly factor BamE, with protein sequence MKYLFSLLLVMLLTGCVTGEKVASINPGMSQNEVVQVLGKPDGFRQSGDYTIYKYTNRLISGWSWDRADYSFVFKDTHLVEYGAGEVRERNVGGIHSVFVYQL encoded by the coding sequence ATGAAATATTTATTTTCCCTACTCTTGGTCATGCTACTGACCGGGTGTGTTACTGGCGAGAAAGTTGCCAGCATAAACCCAGGAATGTCACAAAATGAGGTTGTTCAAGTGCTTGGTAAACCAGACGGTTTTAGACAGTCAGGTGATTACACTATTTACAAATACACTAATCGTTTAATTTCTGGCTGGTCTTGGGATAGAGCGGACTACTCTTTTGTATTCAAAGATACTCATCTTGTAGAGTATGGTGCTGGGGAAGTTCGTGAAAGAAATGTTGGTGGCATTCATAGTGTATTCGTCTATCAGCTATAA
- a CDS encoding exodeoxyribonuclease VII small subunit: MADKKRDFNFEQTLGDLESLVQKMESGDLSLEDSLKAFEKGVQLTRECQQALSRAEQKIKLLLEKNGELKEQPFDQPFEEK; this comes from the coding sequence ATGGCAGACAAAAAACGAGACTTCAATTTTGAGCAAACCCTGGGTGACCTTGAGTCACTGGTGCAAAAAATGGAGTCCGGGGACCTTTCACTTGAAGACTCATTGAAAGCCTTTGAGAAAGGAGTCCAGCTTACCCGTGAATGCCAGCAAGCTTTGTCCAGGGCCGAACAGAAGATAAAGCTACTGCTTGAAAAAAATGGTGAATTGAAAGAACAGCCCTTCGATCAGCCATTTGAGGAAAAGTGA